One genomic window of Nocardioides daphniae includes the following:
- a CDS encoding 3-hydroxyacyl-CoA dehydrogenase NAD-binding domain-containing protein yields the protein MTETAAGTAQLTNDLVLPYLNHAIRMYAEGYASRDDIDAAMRFGCGYPVGPLAAVEELGLEKVRDLLAAQYAVTGDELHKPAALLEQRVQEGATTLAAADGSETAAPQLRHDVRTVGVVGTGTMAAGIVEVFAKGGFDVVFVGRSQEKLDGVVAGITKSLDRAISKGKLTEEAKAEVLGRLTGATEREALAEVDLVVEAIAEDLAVKTQLFSDLDRICKQGAILATTTSSLPITTLAQTTSRPEWVIGMHFFNPAPVMKLVEVVTTASTSAEVDETTRALCSVLGKVAVSCGDRAGFIVNALLFPYLNDAVKALESGRADMATIDAAIKEDVKLPLGPFELLDVVGNDVSLAIQKELHAEFKHDGFAPAPLLEQVVAEGRLGRKTKRGFHDYS from the coding sequence ATGACTGAGACCGCTGCTGGCACCGCACAGCTCACGAACGACCTGGTGCTGCCGTACCTGAACCACGCGATCCGCATGTACGCCGAGGGTTACGCCTCGCGTGACGACATCGACGCCGCCATGCGCTTCGGGTGCGGTTACCCCGTGGGTCCGCTCGCCGCCGTCGAGGAGCTCGGCCTGGAGAAGGTTCGCGACCTCCTGGCTGCCCAGTACGCCGTGACCGGCGACGAGCTCCACAAGCCCGCAGCGCTCCTGGAGCAGCGGGTGCAGGAGGGGGCCACCACCCTCGCGGCCGCCGACGGCAGTGAGACCGCTGCCCCGCAGCTGCGCCACGACGTCCGTACCGTCGGTGTCGTCGGCACCGGCACCATGGCCGCCGGCATCGTCGAGGTCTTCGCCAAGGGCGGCTTCGACGTGGTCTTCGTCGGTCGCAGCCAGGAGAAGCTCGACGGCGTCGTCGCCGGGATCACCAAGTCGCTCGACCGCGCGATCTCGAAGGGCAAGCTGACCGAGGAGGCCAAGGCCGAGGTGCTGGGCCGACTCACCGGCGCCACCGAGCGTGAGGCGCTCGCCGAGGTCGACCTGGTGGTCGAGGCCATCGCCGAGGACCTTGCCGTGAAGACCCAGCTCTTCTCCGACCTGGACCGCATCTGCAAGCAGGGTGCGATCCTGGCGACGACCACCTCGTCGCTGCCGATCACCACCCTGGCGCAGACCACCTCGCGCCCCGAGTGGGTCATCGGCATGCACTTCTTCAACCCGGCCCCGGTCATGAAGCTGGTCGAGGTCGTCACCACCGCCTCCACCTCCGCCGAGGTCGACGAGACGACCCGTGCCCTGTGCAGCGTGCTCGGCAAGGTGGCCGTCTCGTGCGGCGACCGTGCCGGCTTCATCGTCAACGCGCTGCTCTTCCCCTACCTCAACGACGCCGTGAAGGCCCTCGAGTCCGGTCGGGCCGACATGGCCACGATCGACGCGGCGATCAAGGAGGACGTGAAGCTGCCCCTCGGTCCCTTCGAGCTCCTCGACGTCGTGGGCAACGACGTCTCACTGGCCATCCAGAAGGAGCTGCACGCCGAGTTCAAGCACGACGGTTTCGCCCCCGCCCCGCTCCTCGAGCAGGTCGTCGCCGAGGGTCGCCTGGGTCGCAAGACCAAGCGCGGCTTCCACGACTACTCCTGA
- a CDS encoding LuxR C-terminal-related transcriptional regulator, producing MLEAALRSGDGPASIGAQLARRAGIAASEVRGTYEGLWLLDRADEHAQLAPDPTLELARTAAIRAEMHLDAGDFTRAEAEARRAIELDARGHGANRQAMRTLVDVHVSRAEFSAATSLASQVIRSQSGDSEAWVSLSTRVLMGRTALEQGRLAEAQAFARTAAAEARGLAEDRIQLLAETLLRQIDPSAPITTTERASLPWAVRLPVLLQDARDLLESGEAAEAKWLAADVVALADSCQLGRDAVDARLILAFSLLELGDLTQAAQTFRTALEQAVAMPMPLRVADALDGMALVAEAQDLRDGRTLATVAAAVREHHGAAPWGLLARRRPLAARVLPTGWLEAGRLTPLGLRHAKVTHHQTEVEDTVLEALTRAEREIADRVADGLTSRQIAQELFVSPRTVDSHLTNIYRKLDINTRARLAAMVADTR from the coding sequence GTGCTGGAGGCCGCCCTGCGCAGCGGCGACGGTCCTGCCTCGATCGGCGCCCAGCTGGCCCGCCGCGCCGGCATCGCCGCCTCCGAGGTCCGGGGCACCTACGAGGGTCTGTGGCTGCTCGACCGTGCCGACGAGCACGCCCAGCTCGCACCCGACCCGACCCTGGAGCTGGCCCGTACGGCCGCCATCCGGGCGGAGATGCACCTCGACGCGGGCGACTTCACCCGGGCCGAGGCGGAGGCTCGGCGTGCGATCGAGCTCGACGCCCGGGGCCACGGCGCCAACCGCCAAGCCATGCGCACCCTGGTCGACGTGCACGTCTCACGTGCGGAGTTCTCCGCTGCGACGTCGCTCGCCAGCCAGGTCATCCGCTCCCAGAGCGGCGACAGCGAGGCCTGGGTCAGCCTCTCGACCCGCGTACTGATGGGTCGCACCGCACTGGAGCAGGGTCGGTTGGCCGAGGCCCAGGCCTTCGCGCGCACCGCCGCCGCGGAGGCCCGCGGGCTCGCCGAGGACCGGATCCAGCTGCTCGCCGAGACCCTGCTCCGGCAGATCGACCCGTCCGCCCCGATCACGACCACCGAGCGGGCCTCGCTGCCCTGGGCCGTCCGGCTGCCGGTGCTCCTGCAGGACGCCCGCGACCTGCTCGAGAGTGGCGAGGCGGCGGAGGCCAAGTGGCTCGCTGCCGACGTCGTCGCCCTGGCCGACAGCTGCCAGCTGGGGCGCGACGCCGTCGACGCACGACTCATCCTGGCCTTCTCCCTGCTCGAGCTCGGCGACCTGACCCAGGCTGCCCAGACCTTCCGTACGGCGCTGGAGCAGGCCGTGGCGATGCCGATGCCGCTCCGGGTCGCGGACGCACTGGACGGGATGGCCCTGGTCGCCGAGGCGCAGGACCTGCGCGACGGGCGTACCTTGGCCACCGTGGCCGCCGCGGTCCGCGAGCACCACGGAGCTGCTCCCTGGGGCCTGCTGGCCCGGCGCCGGCCCCTCGCCGCACGCGTCCTGCCGACGGGCTGGCTGGAGGCTGGGCGACTGACTCCCCTAGGGCTGCGTCACGCGAAGGTGACGCACCACCAGACGGAGGTGGAGGACACCGTCCTGGAGGCCTTGACCCGGGCCGAGCGCGAGATCGCCGACCGGGTCGCCGACGGGCTCACGAGCCGCCAGATCGCCCAGGAGCTCTTCGTCTCCCCGCGCACGGTCGACAGCCACCTGACGAACATCTACCGCAAGCTCGACATCAACACCCGTGCCCGGCTCGCCGCCATGGTGGCCGACACCCGCTGA